In Desulfobacterales bacterium, the genomic window AACCGCCGCCGCTCAACACAACCCTTTTCAGGCTTGCCTCGGGGTTGTTGGAATAATAGAGGTCAATGGCCTTCTTGATTTCAAAGGCCCATTGGGTGCAGGTGGAAACAAAAATATTTTCCAGGTCCGCCTGTTTATCACCGACCGGCGCCAGCCCCACTTTCAAGGCCTCGGCCTCGTTGATATCCAGGCCGAAACGGTTCTGGATCTGTTCGGTCAACGGGCGGCTGCCGACCACCACGTCCCGGGCAAGCACCGAAACCCCGCTGGCAACGATGTTGATACTCATCTTGGTTGCCCCGATATCGACCAGGGCCACGTTTTCATCGGCAGCCACGCTGGACTGGTAGGAGTTTTCCAGGGCAAACCCGTCCACATCGACGATCACCGGCCGCAGACCGGCCGCCCTGAGCATGCCGAGATAGCCGTCAACCACGTCTTTCTTGGCCGCCACCAGCATGACATCGGTGCGGTCATGCCCTTCGGTGTTGGTGTGCAGATCCTGAAAATCAAGATACACGTCGTCGATATCAAAGGGAATATACTGGCCGGCCTCGGACTGGATATACTCCTCAAGCTCCTCCTCGCTCATCACGGCAAGATTTATCCGCTTGACGATGACAGAGTAACCGGAGACGGTGATCGCAACCCGCTTTTCCTTGATCTTCAGATTGCCGACCAGGGCGGAAACCACCGCGGCAACGGCCTCAGGGTCCTGGAGCATCCCCTCTTCCACCGCGCCCACCGGCAGCACCGCGCTGCCCAGGCTGAGCAGCCGAAACCCCTGGTCGATCTCTTCAACCTGGCATATCTTTACCGCATGGGAGCCGATATCAAGACCAATGGCATGCTTCTGCTTTTTTGTGGCCTTATGGAACTCCGGCATCTTTAATTTCGGCAGTTGAAAACCCACCATGATCACCACGATCTTGAATTCCAGGTTAAAAAAAGCACGCCGCTGACGGAAGCGCTCCGAATCGGACAGGGATAGAACCCTGTGAATTTACTACAAATGGTAAAGGGCAGGATCGCGCTCGGCCGCCAAGCCGAAAACCGGTTGCCAGCCTTTTACCCGGTAGTCTGGTTATATGGACATCAATATAAGAGGCTTGTCAAGATAAATATTCGACAACAGACCGTTTTTATAGTGAAAATAATTTTAACGGTCAACCCGGAAAGACATTTCTTCCCAGGGTTGAAGTCCGGGAATAATTCCACCCGGCCGGGAGCAAACCATCTTGTATTTTACGAGCTTTTCGATTACTTAAGGTTCACATTCCTGACAAGTTACTTTCCACACCATGAAATCAAGGAGTCCATGCCTTGCCGGCACAACAAGAAAACCTCCCCCAAAAGTCGGTACTCAGGGAATATATTGAAGCCATTGCAATCGCCCTGCTGCTGGCCCTTTTTATCCGGACCTTTGTTGTCCAGGCCTTTAAAATCCCCTCCGGCTCGATGATGAACACCCTTTTGATCGGCGACCATATCCTGGTCAACAAATTCATCTACGGAATCAGGAACCCCTTGTCCGGCAATGTACTCATACCGATCAAAAGGCCCGAGCGAAACGATATCATCGTGTTCAAGTATCCCCTCAACCCCAAGCAGGATTATATCAAACGGGTAATCGGGGTGGAGGGCGACAAGATCGAGATAATCAACAAGCAGGTCTATATCAACGGCCAGCCCTTTAACAGTCCCTACAGCATCTATCTCGACCCGGATGTTCTGCCCGCCTCTGTTCAACCCCGGGACAATATGGGGCCGGTGTTCGTGCCCCGGGACTCCCTGTTCGTCATGGGCGATAACCGCGACAACAGCTATGACAGCCGTTTCTGGAAATTTGTCAAGCTGAAGGCGGTCAAGGGCAAGGCCTTTATGATATATTGGTCATGGGACAGGGAACATTTCGCCTGGCAGTGGGACCACCTCCTGTCAGTACGCTGGAACCGGATCGGCAAATTGCTGCATTGATTATTGCGCGCATGCGGCGCGCTTGTTAATAGTTATGTGTTAATGGTTGATGGTAACCGTTCACCGGGGGTACGGATTTACGGTAAACTCATGCCCGTAAGCGTTTACCAGTGGCTTAGATTCGTTCATTCGGGACTGCGAAGCATACTGGTGCTATTCGAGCAGGCCAGAATGGGCGAAGATGAGGTGCTGGTGAACGCTTACGGTTGATGAACTCGTAACAACCCGAAAGGCTTCAAATGCCACCCAATAAAATCAACAAGTTACAAGACGAA contains:
- a CDS encoding pilus assembly protein PilM, whose translation is MVGFQLPKLKMPEFHKATKKQKHAIGLDIGSHAVKICQVEEIDQGFRLLSLGSAVLPVGAVEEGMLQDPEAVAAVVSALVGNLKIKEKRVAITVSGYSVIVKRINLAVMSEEELEEYIQSEAGQYIPFDIDDVYLDFQDLHTNTEGHDRTDVMLVAAKKDVVDGYLGMLRAAGLRPVIVDVDGFALENSYQSSVAADENVALVDIGATKMSINIVASGVSVLARDVVVGSRPLTEQIQNRFGLDINEAEALKVGLAPVGDKQADLENIFVSTCTQWAFEIKKAIDLYYSNNPEASLKRVVLSGGGSRVQGLADFLTEETGIATEVFNPFANVEFDPARIDPQYVKYIGPEMAISKGLAVRPSVL
- the lepB gene encoding signal peptidase I, with translation MPAQQENLPQKSVLREYIEAIAIALLLALFIRTFVVQAFKIPSGSMMNTLLIGDHILVNKFIYGIRNPLSGNVLIPIKRPERNDIIVFKYPLNPKQDYIKRVIGVEGDKIEIINKQVYINGQPFNSPYSIYLDPDVLPASVQPRDNMGPVFVPRDSLFVMGDNRDNSYDSRFWKFVKLKAVKGKAFMIYWSWDREHFAWQWDHLLSVRWNRIGKLLH